In the Besnoitia besnoiti strain Bb-Ger1 chromosome XII, whole genome shotgun sequence genome, one interval contains:
- a CDS encoding hypothetical protein (encoded by transcript BESB_023500), protein MGASTLGVSVPHEGGSLSGQPLESEVSAESKGFPFESEKWILAFLVILIVELAGLILYLVGRTLRGRVAASSALPATTPAEGAPPCEASLAPTAVEDQAAPSKGYKRTGHSGSLAQSECSTFEALPLDFASSSSAHSGGFYGPSTVPGPQAAPVVEQASDSESSASSLSRVFPKFPATAAGRVREDREEETPGKVLPAALIAALENVAGSLPPGEMKQKQRMMAECSAYPGPSDRLSHLVMTASKLRENAAVWRGVGVFQDEADVKEMKARCVYTRRSMLQYLAALSRNRGGDVQESGKFAARSSDAKARVLVPQVADDSGVPSSSLELVRALRCEPLDATYSPRPRSRVSRFHSGSTPFANGYASSTLAPMSSQDSLESFAAADIPSSSSSEDMLRRKEEKSLSSVATLAAPPRRTARSTCDDLRDMKATAEEGVGAAGAEGEGAWRTSARGGENAPENDRADKDAIERDAASAAPGVTAAEFVHVLERAMKFKQLDIATTVHDSLRQANVKIDRRSFTLLVQIAMSRKDVALQSKWLLEMIDEGHAIDAPWLDRLLAVAAVCDPAATSALQQELEARSTSLSPQCCAVLANAKTYISRGTNLLKRGNSGVYGRTAAPATSLAELKVPLKNAKEGEDHTSDASNDEKNEGAAADRSPCSQSSAPSLNPNAPEFVPLTMRPVSCRASALPMGSYQALAPLSGGLSASAALEMSAYGLTSSGLAAQRESVISPLPALQYLQGQGVASNTASAPDQVTASLLAMLSSSTAFASLPGAQQQQASGAAQRPKGAIGGKGAKLGESERQEDAEKCTLRIQMQEMYARAKEGGKKVKRGAAFLKKEEKEEKPAPGLQKSAATVNATETQAGEKEGPAAAAKKGSCLEQFRTFNEKRVQTILRSAVKNQGPKKSLGEQRTVRDVGKLAPAADKVNKSNSETAGASLKSSPADSRRTSAYQGDDERGTSDESRQGESDKQTEDVRS, encoded by the exons ATGGGGGCTTCGACGCTGGGCGTCAGCGTCCCGCATGAGGGCGGATCTCTGAGCGGGCAGCCGCTTGAGTCTGAGGTCTCCGCCGAGAGCAAGGGGTTCCCCTTCGAGTCGGAAAAATGGATTCTCGCCTTCCTTGTCATTCTCATTGTTGAGTTG GCGGGGCTTATCCTCTACCTTGTCGGGCGGAccctgcgagggcgcgtggcggcttcctccgccctccCCGCGACCACTCCGGCAGAAGGAGCGCCTCCCTGTGAGGCATCTCTGGCGCCGACTGCGGTGGAAGACCAAGCAGCGCCAAGTAAAGGGTACAAGAGGACGGGACACTCAGGCAGCCTGGCTCAGTCTGAGTGCTCAACGTTCGAAGCTCTTCCGCTAGATTTCGCGTCCTCATCCTCTGCACATTCCGGGGGTTTCTACGGGCCGTCTACGGTGCCAGGTCCGCAGGCTGCGCCCGTGGTCGAGCAGGCCAGCGACTCTGAGTCTTCGGCCTCATCTCTGTCGCGAGTCTTCCCCAAGTTCCCCGCGACAGCGGCAGGGCGTGTGAGGGAGGatcgcgaggaggagacccCAGGCAAAGTGCTTCCCGCGGCTCTCATCGCCGCTCTGGAGAACGTCGCCGGATCGCTGCCCCCAGGCGAAATGAAACAGAAGCAGCGGATGATGGCAGAGTGCAGCGCCTACCCTGGACCCAGCGACAGACTCTCCCACCTCGTCATGACTGCAAGCAAGCTGCGGGAAAATGCCGCCGTGTGGAGGGGCGTGGGCGTCTTCCAGGACGAAGCCGATGTCAAGGAGATGAAGGCACGCTGTGTCTACACTCGGAGGTCCATGCTGCAGTACCTCGCTGCGCTG AGTAGGAACCGTGGGGGAGATGTACAGGAGAGCGGGAAGTTTGCGGCTCGCTCATCCGACGCAAAAGCCCGCGTTCTTGTGCCCCAGGTCGCCGACGACTCGGGTGttccttcgtcctctctcgaGCTCGTCCGAGCGCTTCGATGCGAACCGCTGGACGCGACCTACAGTCCGCGCccacgcagccgcgtctcccGGTTCCACTCCGGCAGCACGCCTTTCGCCAACGGATACGCCAGCTCGACGCTCGCCCCGATGTCTTCGCAGGACTCTCTCGAGTcgttcgctgctgcagacatCCCCTCGAGTTCTTCATCCGAGGACATGCTGCGCAGGAAAGAGGAAAAATCCCTCAGCTCCGTCGCCACGTTggctgcccccccccgccgcacgGCGCGCAGCACGTGCGACGATCTCCGCGATatgaaggcgacggcggaggaaggcgtaggggctgcgggcgcggagggagagggtGCGTGGAGGActtcggcgcgcggaggcgagaacgCCCCTGAAAATGACAGAGCTGACAAAGACGCAATCGAAAGGGACGCTgcctcagcggcgccagGTGTCACCGCCGCAGAGTTCGTTCACGTATTAGAACG TGCGATGAAATTCAAGCAGTTGGACATCGCCACCACCGTGCATGACAGTCTCCGCCAAGCCAACGTCAAGATCGACCGACGAAGTTTCACACTCCTGGTCCAAATTGCCATGAG CCGCAAAGATGTCGCTCTGCAGTCCAAATGGCTGCTTGAGATGATTGACGAAGGCCACGCCATCGATGCGCCGTGGCTGGATCGGCTGCTCGCAGTGGCGGCCGTCTGCGACCCTGCAGCGACGTCTGCGCTCCAGCAggagctggaggcgcgcagcacctcgctctcgccgcagtGCTGCGCAGTCCTTGCCAATGCGAAGACTTACATTTCGCGCGGTACCAACTTGCTCAAGAGAGGGAACTCAGGCGTCTACGGGAggaccgccgcgcctgccacAAGTCTCGCGGAGCTCAAGGTGCCCTTGAAAAACGccaaagaaggcgaggaccACACTAGCGACGCCTCCAATGACGAAAAG AACGAGGGTGCGGCGGCTGACCGTTCACCGTGTTCTCAGTCGAGCGCCCCCTCCCTGAATCCGAACGCGCCGGAGTTCGTTCCACTCACGATGCGCCCTGTGTCCTGCCGGGCGTCGGCTTTACCCATGGGCTCCTATCAAGCTcttgcgccgctctctggtggtctctcggcgtccgccgcgcttgAGATGAGCGCCTACGGGTTGACTTCCTCCGGTCtggctgcgcagagagagagcgtcATTTCTCCGCTCCCGGCGCTGCAGTATCTGCAGGGGCAAGGCGTTGCATCCAAcactgcctccgcgccggatCAGGTGAcggcctcgctcctcgcgaTGCTTTCGTCCTccacggccttcgcctcccttccAGGGgctcagcagcagcaggcttcgggagctgcgcagcgcccgaAGGGGGCGATCGGCGGAAAAGGAGCCAAGCTgggggagagcgagagacaggaagacgcagaaaagtGCACTCTTCGCATTCAGATGCAGGAAATGTACGCGAGAGCGAAAGAGGGCGGGAAAAAGGTGAAGAGGGGCGCTGCGTTCctgaagaaggaggagaaggaagagaaacCGGCTCCTGGTCTCCAGAAGAGCGCAGCTACCGTCAACGCaacagagacgcaggcgggcgagaaggaagggcctgctgcggccgcgaagaagggctCGTGCCTCGAGCAGTTCAGAACCTTCAACGAGAAACGCGTCCAGACCATCCTCCGCTCTGCCGTTAAAAATCAAGGCCCGAAGAAGTCCCTGGGAGAGCAGCGAACTGTGCGCGACGTCGGGAAGCTCGCACCCGCTGCAGACAAAGTTAACAAGTCAAACAGCGAAACGGCAGGAGCATCACTCAAGAGCTCCCCCGCCGACAGCCGCAGAACAAGTGCTTAccagggcgacgacgagagaggaACTAGCGACGAAAGCCGTCAGGGCGAGTCAGACAAACAGACAGAAGATGTGCGATCGTAA